A genomic region of Drosophila kikkawai strain 14028-0561.14 chromosome X, DkikHiC1v2, whole genome shotgun sequence contains the following coding sequences:
- the Appl gene encoding amyloid-beta-like protein isoform X2 translates to MCAALRRNLLLRSLWVVLAIGTAQVQAASPRWEPQIAVLCEAGQIYQPQYLSEEGRWVTDLSKKTTGATCLRDKMDLLDYCKKAYPSRDITNIVESSHYQKIGGWCRQGALNAAKCKGSHRWIKPFRCLEGPFQSDALLVPEGCLFDHIHNASRCWPFVRWNQTGAAACQERGMQMRSFAMLLPCGISVFSGVEFVCCPKHFKTDEIHVKKTDLPVMPPAQISSANNDELVANDEDDSNDSNYSKDANDEELDDEDDLMGDDEEDEMVADEAAAAGGSPSAGSGSSGDANSGSLDDINTEYDSGEEGDNYEEDGGAGSEAETEGDSWDQSGGAQKAQKGLGGASSASLASSSLSSSSSPSSPSSVSDKTPTQKSDLVTSTPQLSVAAAAAANANGGSSGSGSGSGQGAPPPSTAQPTSDPYFTHFDPHYEHQSYKVSQKEAQQRLEESHREKVTRVMKDWSDLEEKYQDMRLADPKAAQSFKQRMTARFQTSVQALEEEGNAEKHQLAAMHQQRVLAHINQRKREAMTCYTQALTEQPPNAHHVEKCLQKLLRALHKDRAHALAHYRHLLNSGGPGGLEAAASERPRTLERLIDIDRAVNQSMTMLKRYPELSAKIAQLMNDYILALRSKDDIPGSSLGMSEEAEAGILDKYRIEIERKVAEKERLRLAEKQRKEQRAAEREKLREEKLRMEAKKVDDMLKSQAAEQQSSQQSQQPSSTQSQAQQQQQEKSLSSKELGLGSDGGLVTAANLNLDTTKSEKELSDTEYAEATVSTKVQTVLPTVDDDAVQRAVEDVAAAVAHQEAEPQVQHFMTHDLGHRESSFSLRREFAQHAHAAKEGRNVYFTLSFAGIALMAAVFVGVAVAKWRTSRSPHAQGFIEVDQNVTTHHPIVQEEKIVPNMQINGYENPTYKYFEVKE, encoded by the exons GCCGCCTCACCGCGATGGGAGCCACAAATAGCCGTGCTCTGCGAGGCCGGACAAATCTATCAGCCGCAATATCTGTCCGAGGAGGGACGCTGGGTGACGGACCTCAGCAAGAAGACAACCGGGGCCACATGTTTGCGTGATAAAATGGATTTGCTTGATTACTGCAAGAAG GCCTATCCCAGCCGAGATATAACCAATATTGTGGAATCATCGCACTACCAGAAGATTGGTGGCTGGTGCCGTCAGGGTGCCTTGAATGCGGCCAAATGCAAGGGCTCACATCGCTGGATCAAGCCTTTCCGCTGTCTGG AAGGACCATTCCAATCGGATGCCCTGCTGGTTCCAGAGGGCTGTCTCTTCGATCACATCCACAATGCCTCCCGCTGCTGGCCATTTGTGAGGTGGAACCAGACCGGAGCAGCCGCTTGCCAGGAGCGAGGCATGCAGATGCGTAGCTTTGCCATGCTTTTGCCCTGTGGAATCTCTGTATTCTCGGGCGTGGAGTTTGTCTGCTGCCCCAAGCATTTTAAGA CCGATGAAATCCATGTGAAAAAGACCGACTTGCCTGTAATGCCACCGGCACAGATTAGCAGTGCCAACAACGATGAACTGGTGGCCAATGACGAGGATGACAGCAATGACTCGAATTACTCAAAGGATGCCAACGATGAGGAGCTGGACGATGAGGATGATCTAATGGGCGACGATGAGGAGGACGAAATGGTGGCCGACGAGGCGGCTGCGGCTGGTGGTAGTCCCAGTGCCGGATCTGGATCTTCGGGAGATGCCAACAGTGGCTCCTTGGATGACATAAATACGGAATACGATAGCGGCGAGGAGGGTGACAACTACGAGGAGGATGGTGGAGCCGGTTCTGAGGCTGAAACCGAGGGAGATTCATGGGATCAGAGTGGTGGAGCCCAGAAGGCCCAGAAAGGTCTAGGTGGTGCCTCGTCTGCTTCCCTGGCCTCGTCATCCTTATCCTCATCCTCGTCCCCATCATCCCCGTCTTCGGTTTCTGACAAAACACCCACCCAGAAGTCCGACCTGGTGACCAGCACCCCACAGCTCTCGGTggccgctgctgcagctgccaaTGCCAATGGAGGATCTTCTGGCTCAGGATCGGGTTCGGGACAGGGAGCACCGCCTCCATCGACGGCACAACCCACTTCGGACCCATATTTCACCCACTTTGATCCACACTACGAGCACCAGAGCTACAAAGTAAGTCAGAAA GAAGCCCAACAGCGCCTTGAGGAATCGCATCGCGAGAAGGTCACGCGGGTGATGAAGGACTGGTCGGATCTGGAGGAGAAGTACCAGGATATGCGTCTGGCCGATCCCAAGGCGGCCCAATCGTTCAAGCAGCGGATGACGGCCCGCTTCCAG ACTTCTGTTCAGGCACTCGAGGAAGAAGGCAACGCCGAGAAGCACCAGCTGGCCGCCATGCACCAGCAGCGTGTCCTTGCCCACATCAATCAGCGGAAGCGGGAGGCCATGACGTGCTACACCCAGGCCCTAACCGAGCAGCCACCGAAC GCCCACCACGTGGAGAAGTGCTTGCAGAAGCTGCTGCGCGCCTTGCACAAGGATCGTGCCCATGCCCTGGCCCATTATCGCCATCTGCTGAACTCCGGAGGACCTGGTGGCCTAGAGGCAGCTGCCTCGGAGCGACCACGCACCCTGGAGCGTCTGATTGACATTGATCGTGCTGTTAACCAATCCATGACCATGTTAAAGCGCTACCCCGAGCTATCGGCTAAGATTGCCCAGCTAATGAATGATTATATTTTGGCGTTGCGCAGCAAGGATGATATTCCCGGATCATCGCTGGGCATGAGCGAGGAGGCTGAGGCCGGCATTCTGGATAAGTATCGCATTGAAATCGAGCGCAAGGTGGCCGAGAAGGAGCGTCTTCGTCTTGCCGAGAAGCAGCGCAAGGAGCAGCGTGCCGCTGAGCGGGAGAAACTGCGCGAGGAGAAGCTGCGAATGGAGGCCAAGAAGGTGGACGATATGCTCAAGTCGCAGGCGGCCGAGCAGCAATCATCACAGCAGTCACAACAGCCCTCGTCCACTCAGTcgcaggcgcagcagcagcagcaggagaagaGCCTGAGCAGCAAGGAGCTGGGCCTGGGCTCCGATGGTGGCCTGGTGACCGCGGCCAATCTTAACTTGGACACCACCAAGAGCGAGAAGGAGCTCTCGGACACTGAGTATGCCGAGGCCACAGTAAG CACCAAGGTGCAGACCGTGCTGCCCACGGTCGACGATGATGCTGTGCAGCGGGCGGTAGAGGATGTGGCCGCTGCCGTTGCCCACCAGGAGGCCGAGCCGCAGGTGCAACACTTCATGACCCATGACCTGGGCCACCGCGAATCG AGCTTCTCGCTGCGCCGTGAATTCGCGCAGCATGCGCACGCGGCCAAGGAGGGTCGCAATGTCTACTTTACGCTCTCCTTTGCCGGCATCGCCCTCATGGCGGCCGtctttgtgggcgtggccgtgGCCAAGTGGCGGACATCACGCTCGCCGCATGCCCAGGGCTTCATTGAGGTCGATCAG AACGTGACCACACACCATCCCATCGTGCAGGAGGAGAAGATCGTGCCCAATATGCAGATCAATGGGTACGAGAATCCGACCTACAAATATTTCGAGGTGAAAGAGTAA
- the Appl gene encoding amyloid-beta-like protein isoform X5: protein MCAALRRNLLLRSLWVVLAIGTAQVQAASPRWEPQIAVLCEAGQIYQPQYLSEEGRWVTDLSKKTTGATCLRDKMDLLDYCKKAYPSRDITNIVESSHYQKIGGWCRQGALNAAKCKGSHRWIKPFRCLEGPFQSDALLVPEGCLFDHIHNASRCWPFVRWNQTGAAACQERGMQMRSFAMLLPCGISVFSGVEFVCCPKHFKTDEIHVKKTDLPVMPPAQISSANNDELVANDEDDSNDSNYSKDANDEELDDEDDLMGDDEEDEMVADEAAAAGGSPSAGSGSSGDANSGSLDDINTEYDSGEEGDNYEEDGGAGSEAETEGDSWDQSGGAQKAQKGLGGASSASLASSSLSSSSSPSSPSSVSDKTPTQKSDLVTSTPQLSVAAAAAANANGGSSGSGSGSGQGAPPPSTAQPTSDPYFTHFDPHYEHQSYKVSQKRLEESHREKVTRVMKDWSDLEEKYQDMRLADPKAAQSFKQRMTARFQTSVQALEEEGNAEKHQLAAMHQQRVLAHINQRKREAMTCYTQALTEQPPNAHHVEKCLQKLLRALHKDRAHALAHYRHLLNSGGPGGLEAAASERPRTLERLIDIDRAVNQSMTMLKRYPELSAKIAQLMNDYILALRSKDDIPGSSLGMSEEAEAGILDKYRIEIERKVAEKERLRLAEKQRKEQRAAEREKLREEKLRMEAKKVDDMLKSQAAEQQSSQQSQQPSSTQSQAQQQQQEKSLSSKELGLGSDGGLVTAANLNLDTTKSEKELSDTEYAEATVSSTKVQTVLPTVDDDAVQRAVEDVAAAVAHQEAEPQVQHFMTHDLGHRESSFSLRREFAQHAHAAKEGRNVYFTLSFAGIALMAAVFVGVAVAKWRTSRSPHAQGFIEVDQNVTTHHPIVQEEKIVPNMQINGYENPTYKYFEVKE, encoded by the exons GCCGCCTCACCGCGATGGGAGCCACAAATAGCCGTGCTCTGCGAGGCCGGACAAATCTATCAGCCGCAATATCTGTCCGAGGAGGGACGCTGGGTGACGGACCTCAGCAAGAAGACAACCGGGGCCACATGTTTGCGTGATAAAATGGATTTGCTTGATTACTGCAAGAAG GCCTATCCCAGCCGAGATATAACCAATATTGTGGAATCATCGCACTACCAGAAGATTGGTGGCTGGTGCCGTCAGGGTGCCTTGAATGCGGCCAAATGCAAGGGCTCACATCGCTGGATCAAGCCTTTCCGCTGTCTGG AAGGACCATTCCAATCGGATGCCCTGCTGGTTCCAGAGGGCTGTCTCTTCGATCACATCCACAATGCCTCCCGCTGCTGGCCATTTGTGAGGTGGAACCAGACCGGAGCAGCCGCTTGCCAGGAGCGAGGCATGCAGATGCGTAGCTTTGCCATGCTTTTGCCCTGTGGAATCTCTGTATTCTCGGGCGTGGAGTTTGTCTGCTGCCCCAAGCATTTTAAGA CCGATGAAATCCATGTGAAAAAGACCGACTTGCCTGTAATGCCACCGGCACAGATTAGCAGTGCCAACAACGATGAACTGGTGGCCAATGACGAGGATGACAGCAATGACTCGAATTACTCAAAGGATGCCAACGATGAGGAGCTGGACGATGAGGATGATCTAATGGGCGACGATGAGGAGGACGAAATGGTGGCCGACGAGGCGGCTGCGGCTGGTGGTAGTCCCAGTGCCGGATCTGGATCTTCGGGAGATGCCAACAGTGGCTCCTTGGATGACATAAATACGGAATACGATAGCGGCGAGGAGGGTGACAACTACGAGGAGGATGGTGGAGCCGGTTCTGAGGCTGAAACCGAGGGAGATTCATGGGATCAGAGTGGTGGAGCCCAGAAGGCCCAGAAAGGTCTAGGTGGTGCCTCGTCTGCTTCCCTGGCCTCGTCATCCTTATCCTCATCCTCGTCCCCATCATCCCCGTCTTCGGTTTCTGACAAAACACCCACCCAGAAGTCCGACCTGGTGACCAGCACCCCACAGCTCTCGGTggccgctgctgcagctgccaaTGCCAATGGAGGATCTTCTGGCTCAGGATCGGGTTCGGGACAGGGAGCACCGCCTCCATCGACGGCACAACCCACTTCGGACCCATATTTCACCCACTTTGATCCACACTACGAGCACCAGAGCTACAAAGTAAGTCAGAAA CGCCTTGAGGAATCGCATCGCGAGAAGGTCACGCGGGTGATGAAGGACTGGTCGGATCTGGAGGAGAAGTACCAGGATATGCGTCTGGCCGATCCCAAGGCGGCCCAATCGTTCAAGCAGCGGATGACGGCCCGCTTCCAG ACTTCTGTTCAGGCACTCGAGGAAGAAGGCAACGCCGAGAAGCACCAGCTGGCCGCCATGCACCAGCAGCGTGTCCTTGCCCACATCAATCAGCGGAAGCGGGAGGCCATGACGTGCTACACCCAGGCCCTAACCGAGCAGCCACCGAAC GCCCACCACGTGGAGAAGTGCTTGCAGAAGCTGCTGCGCGCCTTGCACAAGGATCGTGCCCATGCCCTGGCCCATTATCGCCATCTGCTGAACTCCGGAGGACCTGGTGGCCTAGAGGCAGCTGCCTCGGAGCGACCACGCACCCTGGAGCGTCTGATTGACATTGATCGTGCTGTTAACCAATCCATGACCATGTTAAAGCGCTACCCCGAGCTATCGGCTAAGATTGCCCAGCTAATGAATGATTATATTTTGGCGTTGCGCAGCAAGGATGATATTCCCGGATCATCGCTGGGCATGAGCGAGGAGGCTGAGGCCGGCATTCTGGATAAGTATCGCATTGAAATCGAGCGCAAGGTGGCCGAGAAGGAGCGTCTTCGTCTTGCCGAGAAGCAGCGCAAGGAGCAGCGTGCCGCTGAGCGGGAGAAACTGCGCGAGGAGAAGCTGCGAATGGAGGCCAAGAAGGTGGACGATATGCTCAAGTCGCAGGCGGCCGAGCAGCAATCATCACAGCAGTCACAACAGCCCTCGTCCACTCAGTcgcaggcgcagcagcagcagcaggagaagaGCCTGAGCAGCAAGGAGCTGGGCCTGGGCTCCGATGGTGGCCTGGTGACCGCGGCCAATCTTAACTTGGACACCACCAAGAGCGAGAAGGAGCTCTCGGACACTGAGTATGCCGAGGCCACAGTAAG CAGCACCAAGGTGCAGACCGTGCTGCCCACGGTCGACGATGATGCTGTGCAGCGGGCGGTAGAGGATGTGGCCGCTGCCGTTGCCCACCAGGAGGCCGAGCCGCAGGTGCAACACTTCATGACCCATGACCTGGGCCACCGCGAATCG AGCTTCTCGCTGCGCCGTGAATTCGCGCAGCATGCGCACGCGGCCAAGGAGGGTCGCAATGTCTACTTTACGCTCTCCTTTGCCGGCATCGCCCTCATGGCGGCCGtctttgtgggcgtggccgtgGCCAAGTGGCGGACATCACGCTCGCCGCATGCCCAGGGCTTCATTGAGGTCGATCAG AACGTGACCACACACCATCCCATCGTGCAGGAGGAGAAGATCGTGCCCAATATGCAGATCAATGGGTACGAGAATCCGACCTACAAATATTTCGAGGTGAAAGAGTAA
- the Appl gene encoding amyloid-beta-like protein isoform X1, protein MCAALRRNLLLRSLWVVLAIGTAQVQAASPRWEPQIAVLCEAGQIYQPQYLSEEGRWVTDLSKKTTGATCLRDKMDLLDYCKKAYPSRDITNIVESSHYQKIGGWCRQGALNAAKCKGSHRWIKPFRCLEGPFQSDALLVPEGCLFDHIHNASRCWPFVRWNQTGAAACQERGMQMRSFAMLLPCGISVFSGVEFVCCPKHFKTDEIHVKKTDLPVMPPAQISSANNDELVANDEDDSNDSNYSKDANDEELDDEDDLMGDDEEDEMVADEAAAAGGSPSAGSGSSGDANSGSLDDINTEYDSGEEGDNYEEDGGAGSEAETEGDSWDQSGGAQKAQKGLGGASSASLASSSLSSSSSPSSPSSVSDKTPTQKSDLVTSTPQLSVAAAAAANANGGSSGSGSGSGQGAPPPSTAQPTSDPYFTHFDPHYEHQSYKVSQKEAQQRLEESHREKVTRVMKDWSDLEEKYQDMRLADPKAAQSFKQRMTARFQTSVQALEEEGNAEKHQLAAMHQQRVLAHINQRKREAMTCYTQALTEQPPNAHHVEKCLQKLLRALHKDRAHALAHYRHLLNSGGPGGLEAAASERPRTLERLIDIDRAVNQSMTMLKRYPELSAKIAQLMNDYILALRSKDDIPGSSLGMSEEAEAGILDKYRIEIERKVAEKERLRLAEKQRKEQRAAEREKLREEKLRMEAKKVDDMLKSQAAEQQSSQQSQQPSSTQSQAQQQQQEKSLSSKELGLGSDGGLVTAANLNLDTTKSEKELSDTEYAEATVSSTKVQTVLPTVDDDAVQRAVEDVAAAVAHQEAEPQVQHFMTHDLGHRESSFSLRREFAQHAHAAKEGRNVYFTLSFAGIALMAAVFVGVAVAKWRTSRSPHAQGFIEVDQNVTTHHPIVQEEKIVPNMQINGYENPTYKYFEVKE, encoded by the exons GCCGCCTCACCGCGATGGGAGCCACAAATAGCCGTGCTCTGCGAGGCCGGACAAATCTATCAGCCGCAATATCTGTCCGAGGAGGGACGCTGGGTGACGGACCTCAGCAAGAAGACAACCGGGGCCACATGTTTGCGTGATAAAATGGATTTGCTTGATTACTGCAAGAAG GCCTATCCCAGCCGAGATATAACCAATATTGTGGAATCATCGCACTACCAGAAGATTGGTGGCTGGTGCCGTCAGGGTGCCTTGAATGCGGCCAAATGCAAGGGCTCACATCGCTGGATCAAGCCTTTCCGCTGTCTGG AAGGACCATTCCAATCGGATGCCCTGCTGGTTCCAGAGGGCTGTCTCTTCGATCACATCCACAATGCCTCCCGCTGCTGGCCATTTGTGAGGTGGAACCAGACCGGAGCAGCCGCTTGCCAGGAGCGAGGCATGCAGATGCGTAGCTTTGCCATGCTTTTGCCCTGTGGAATCTCTGTATTCTCGGGCGTGGAGTTTGTCTGCTGCCCCAAGCATTTTAAGA CCGATGAAATCCATGTGAAAAAGACCGACTTGCCTGTAATGCCACCGGCACAGATTAGCAGTGCCAACAACGATGAACTGGTGGCCAATGACGAGGATGACAGCAATGACTCGAATTACTCAAAGGATGCCAACGATGAGGAGCTGGACGATGAGGATGATCTAATGGGCGACGATGAGGAGGACGAAATGGTGGCCGACGAGGCGGCTGCGGCTGGTGGTAGTCCCAGTGCCGGATCTGGATCTTCGGGAGATGCCAACAGTGGCTCCTTGGATGACATAAATACGGAATACGATAGCGGCGAGGAGGGTGACAACTACGAGGAGGATGGTGGAGCCGGTTCTGAGGCTGAAACCGAGGGAGATTCATGGGATCAGAGTGGTGGAGCCCAGAAGGCCCAGAAAGGTCTAGGTGGTGCCTCGTCTGCTTCCCTGGCCTCGTCATCCTTATCCTCATCCTCGTCCCCATCATCCCCGTCTTCGGTTTCTGACAAAACACCCACCCAGAAGTCCGACCTGGTGACCAGCACCCCACAGCTCTCGGTggccgctgctgcagctgccaaTGCCAATGGAGGATCTTCTGGCTCAGGATCGGGTTCGGGACAGGGAGCACCGCCTCCATCGACGGCACAACCCACTTCGGACCCATATTTCACCCACTTTGATCCACACTACGAGCACCAGAGCTACAAAGTAAGTCAGAAA GAAGCCCAACAGCGCCTTGAGGAATCGCATCGCGAGAAGGTCACGCGGGTGATGAAGGACTGGTCGGATCTGGAGGAGAAGTACCAGGATATGCGTCTGGCCGATCCCAAGGCGGCCCAATCGTTCAAGCAGCGGATGACGGCCCGCTTCCAG ACTTCTGTTCAGGCACTCGAGGAAGAAGGCAACGCCGAGAAGCACCAGCTGGCCGCCATGCACCAGCAGCGTGTCCTTGCCCACATCAATCAGCGGAAGCGGGAGGCCATGACGTGCTACACCCAGGCCCTAACCGAGCAGCCACCGAAC GCCCACCACGTGGAGAAGTGCTTGCAGAAGCTGCTGCGCGCCTTGCACAAGGATCGTGCCCATGCCCTGGCCCATTATCGCCATCTGCTGAACTCCGGAGGACCTGGTGGCCTAGAGGCAGCTGCCTCGGAGCGACCACGCACCCTGGAGCGTCTGATTGACATTGATCGTGCTGTTAACCAATCCATGACCATGTTAAAGCGCTACCCCGAGCTATCGGCTAAGATTGCCCAGCTAATGAATGATTATATTTTGGCGTTGCGCAGCAAGGATGATATTCCCGGATCATCGCTGGGCATGAGCGAGGAGGCTGAGGCCGGCATTCTGGATAAGTATCGCATTGAAATCGAGCGCAAGGTGGCCGAGAAGGAGCGTCTTCGTCTTGCCGAGAAGCAGCGCAAGGAGCAGCGTGCCGCTGAGCGGGAGAAACTGCGCGAGGAGAAGCTGCGAATGGAGGCCAAGAAGGTGGACGATATGCTCAAGTCGCAGGCGGCCGAGCAGCAATCATCACAGCAGTCACAACAGCCCTCGTCCACTCAGTcgcaggcgcagcagcagcagcaggagaagaGCCTGAGCAGCAAGGAGCTGGGCCTGGGCTCCGATGGTGGCCTGGTGACCGCGGCCAATCTTAACTTGGACACCACCAAGAGCGAGAAGGAGCTCTCGGACACTGAGTATGCCGAGGCCACAGTAAG CAGCACCAAGGTGCAGACCGTGCTGCCCACGGTCGACGATGATGCTGTGCAGCGGGCGGTAGAGGATGTGGCCGCTGCCGTTGCCCACCAGGAGGCCGAGCCGCAGGTGCAACACTTCATGACCCATGACCTGGGCCACCGCGAATCG AGCTTCTCGCTGCGCCGTGAATTCGCGCAGCATGCGCACGCGGCCAAGGAGGGTCGCAATGTCTACTTTACGCTCTCCTTTGCCGGCATCGCCCTCATGGCGGCCGtctttgtgggcgtggccgtgGCCAAGTGGCGGACATCACGCTCGCCGCATGCCCAGGGCTTCATTGAGGTCGATCAG AACGTGACCACACACCATCCCATCGTGCAGGAGGAGAAGATCGTGCCCAATATGCAGATCAATGGGTACGAGAATCCGACCTACAAATATTTCGAGGTGAAAGAGTAA
- the Appl gene encoding amyloid-beta-like protein isoform X7 — translation MCAALRRNLLLRSLWVVLAIGTAQVQAASPRWEPQIAVLCEAGQIYQPQYLSEEGRWVTDLSKKTTGATCLRDKMDLLDYCKKAYPSRDITNIVESSHYQKIGGWCRQGALNAAKCKGSHRWIKPFRCLEGPFQSDALLVPEGCLFDHIHNASRCWPFVRWNQTGAAACQERGMQMRSFAMLLPCGISVFSGVEFVCCPKHFKTDEIHVKKTDLPVMPPAQISSANNDELVANDEDDSNDSNYSKDANDEELDDEDDLMGDDEEDEMVADEAAAAGGSPSAGSGSSGDANSGSLDDINTEYDSGEEGDNYEEDGGAGSEAETEGDSWDQSGGAQKAQKGLGGASSASLASSSLSSSSSPSSPSSVSDKTPTQKSDLVTSTPQLSVAAAAAANANGGSSGSGSGSGQGAPPPSTAQPTSDPYFTHFDPHYEHQSYKVSQKRLEESHREKVTRVMKDWSDLEEKYQDMRLADPKAAQSFKQRMTARFQTSVQALEEEGNAEKHQLAAMHQQRVLAHINQRKREAMTCYTQALTEQPPNAHHVEKCLQKLLRALHKDRAHALAHYRHLLNSGGPGGLEAAASERPRTLERLIDIDRAVNQSMTMLKRYPELSAKIAQLMNDYILALRSKDDIPGSSLGMSEEAEAGILDKYRIEIERKVAEKERLRLAEKQRKEQRAAEREKLREEKLRMEAKKVDDMLKSQAAEQQSSQQSQQPSSTQSQAQQQQQEKSLSSKELGLGSDGGLVTAANLNLDTTKSEKELSDTEYAEATVSTKVQTVLPTVDDDAVQRAVEDVAAAVAHQEAEPQVQHFMTHDLGHRESSFSLRREFAQHAHAAKEGRNVYFTLSFAGIALMAAVFVGVAVAKWRTSRSPHAQGFIEVDQNVTTHHPIVQEEKIVPNMQINGYENPTYKYFEVKE, via the exons GCCGCCTCACCGCGATGGGAGCCACAAATAGCCGTGCTCTGCGAGGCCGGACAAATCTATCAGCCGCAATATCTGTCCGAGGAGGGACGCTGGGTGACGGACCTCAGCAAGAAGACAACCGGGGCCACATGTTTGCGTGATAAAATGGATTTGCTTGATTACTGCAAGAAG GCCTATCCCAGCCGAGATATAACCAATATTGTGGAATCATCGCACTACCAGAAGATTGGTGGCTGGTGCCGTCAGGGTGCCTTGAATGCGGCCAAATGCAAGGGCTCACATCGCTGGATCAAGCCTTTCCGCTGTCTGG AAGGACCATTCCAATCGGATGCCCTGCTGGTTCCAGAGGGCTGTCTCTTCGATCACATCCACAATGCCTCCCGCTGCTGGCCATTTGTGAGGTGGAACCAGACCGGAGCAGCCGCTTGCCAGGAGCGAGGCATGCAGATGCGTAGCTTTGCCATGCTTTTGCCCTGTGGAATCTCTGTATTCTCGGGCGTGGAGTTTGTCTGCTGCCCCAAGCATTTTAAGA CCGATGAAATCCATGTGAAAAAGACCGACTTGCCTGTAATGCCACCGGCACAGATTAGCAGTGCCAACAACGATGAACTGGTGGCCAATGACGAGGATGACAGCAATGACTCGAATTACTCAAAGGATGCCAACGATGAGGAGCTGGACGATGAGGATGATCTAATGGGCGACGATGAGGAGGACGAAATGGTGGCCGACGAGGCGGCTGCGGCTGGTGGTAGTCCCAGTGCCGGATCTGGATCTTCGGGAGATGCCAACAGTGGCTCCTTGGATGACATAAATACGGAATACGATAGCGGCGAGGAGGGTGACAACTACGAGGAGGATGGTGGAGCCGGTTCTGAGGCTGAAACCGAGGGAGATTCATGGGATCAGAGTGGTGGAGCCCAGAAGGCCCAGAAAGGTCTAGGTGGTGCCTCGTCTGCTTCCCTGGCCTCGTCATCCTTATCCTCATCCTCGTCCCCATCATCCCCGTCTTCGGTTTCTGACAAAACACCCACCCAGAAGTCCGACCTGGTGACCAGCACCCCACAGCTCTCGGTggccgctgctgcagctgccaaTGCCAATGGAGGATCTTCTGGCTCAGGATCGGGTTCGGGACAGGGAGCACCGCCTCCATCGACGGCACAACCCACTTCGGACCCATATTTCACCCACTTTGATCCACACTACGAGCACCAGAGCTACAAAGTAAGTCAGAAA CGCCTTGAGGAATCGCATCGCGAGAAGGTCACGCGGGTGATGAAGGACTGGTCGGATCTGGAGGAGAAGTACCAGGATATGCGTCTGGCCGATCCCAAGGCGGCCCAATCGTTCAAGCAGCGGATGACGGCCCGCTTCCAG ACTTCTGTTCAGGCACTCGAGGAAGAAGGCAACGCCGAGAAGCACCAGCTGGCCGCCATGCACCAGCAGCGTGTCCTTGCCCACATCAATCAGCGGAAGCGGGAGGCCATGACGTGCTACACCCAGGCCCTAACCGAGCAGCCACCGAAC GCCCACCACGTGGAGAAGTGCTTGCAGAAGCTGCTGCGCGCCTTGCACAAGGATCGTGCCCATGCCCTGGCCCATTATCGCCATCTGCTGAACTCCGGAGGACCTGGTGGCCTAGAGGCAGCTGCCTCGGAGCGACCACGCACCCTGGAGCGTCTGATTGACATTGATCGTGCTGTTAACCAATCCATGACCATGTTAAAGCGCTACCCCGAGCTATCGGCTAAGATTGCCCAGCTAATGAATGATTATATTTTGGCGTTGCGCAGCAAGGATGATATTCCCGGATCATCGCTGGGCATGAGCGAGGAGGCTGAGGCCGGCATTCTGGATAAGTATCGCATTGAAATCGAGCGCAAGGTGGCCGAGAAGGAGCGTCTTCGTCTTGCCGAGAAGCAGCGCAAGGAGCAGCGTGCCGCTGAGCGGGAGAAACTGCGCGAGGAGAAGCTGCGAATGGAGGCCAAGAAGGTGGACGATATGCTCAAGTCGCAGGCGGCCGAGCAGCAATCATCACAGCAGTCACAACAGCCCTCGTCCACTCAGTcgcaggcgcagcagcagcagcaggagaagaGCCTGAGCAGCAAGGAGCTGGGCCTGGGCTCCGATGGTGGCCTGGTGACCGCGGCCAATCTTAACTTGGACACCACCAAGAGCGAGAAGGAGCTCTCGGACACTGAGTATGCCGAGGCCACAGTAAG CACCAAGGTGCAGACCGTGCTGCCCACGGTCGACGATGATGCTGTGCAGCGGGCGGTAGAGGATGTGGCCGCTGCCGTTGCCCACCAGGAGGCCGAGCCGCAGGTGCAACACTTCATGACCCATGACCTGGGCCACCGCGAATCG AGCTTCTCGCTGCGCCGTGAATTCGCGCAGCATGCGCACGCGGCCAAGGAGGGTCGCAATGTCTACTTTACGCTCTCCTTTGCCGGCATCGCCCTCATGGCGGCCGtctttgtgggcgtggccgtgGCCAAGTGGCGGACATCACGCTCGCCGCATGCCCAGGGCTTCATTGAGGTCGATCAG AACGTGACCACACACCATCCCATCGTGCAGGAGGAGAAGATCGTGCCCAATATGCAGATCAATGGGTACGAGAATCCGACCTACAAATATTTCGAGGTGAAAGAGTAA